The genomic window TGCTAAACACAAATTTTGCTTCCTCCTCGGTTGGATGTCTGAAAGTTTTGCGCGCATTAatgacatcatcttattggtTGCTGAGTGGAGGGCGTGGCCACGCCACCTGAGACGTATCTGAATCCAGTCTGATGTTACTGAGCCtccgtttccatggcaacaaataagcaaaataatttgagaagaagagagaaactTACTGACTGACAGGAAATGGACCGGTAACAGACTGGAAATAGACTGGAAACTGATAGGAAACAGACTGGACACAGGAAATGGACAGGAAACagactggaaacaggaaacagactaGAAACagactggaaacaggaaacacttacagactggaaacaggaaacagactggaaacaggaaactctaacagactggaaacagactggagacaggaaacagactgGAAACGGGAaacactaacagacaggaaacaaacgGGAAATagactggaaacaggaaacagaccgGCAACAGAAGGGAATagactggaaacaggaaacagacaggtaacagactgGAAATagactggaaacaggaaacTGACAGGAAACTgactggaaacaggaaacactaacagacaggaaacaaacgGGAAACAGACTGGAGACAGGAAACTGACTGGAAACAGGGaacactaacagacaggaaacaaacgGGAAACAGACTggagacaggaaacagactgGACACGGGAaacactaacagacaggaaacaaactGGAAACGGGAAACAGACTggagacaggaaacagactgGAAATagactggaaacaggaaacaggcaggtaacagacaggaaacaaactGGAAACGGGAAACGAAATGGGAAACagactggaaacaggaaacactaacagacaggaaATAGACAGGAAAAAGACTAGAAACAGgaaactgacaggaaacagactgGTGGAGGTCGTTAcctgtcagtcactctgcttcaTGCGGTGAAGAACCAACAACCACCTTCAGGTTCTCCTCTGTTGTGACTCCTGTTGTAACGAGGAGAAAATGAACAGATCAATGAATCAGTTATTGATTAGCACCTCAATGATTGGCCCTACTGAtcagaccgtgtgtgtgtgtgtgtgtgtgtgtgtgtgtgtgtgtgtgtgtgtgtgtgtgtgtgtgtgtgtgtgtgtgtgtgtgtgtgtgtgtgtgtgtgtgtgtgtgtgtgtgtgtgtgtgtgtgtgtgtgtgtgtgtgctacagatGACCAGAAGAAGGCGGATTCTACGAACAGGTTAGTTCACTATTTccctttcttgttgttgttgttgtgtaaaATGAGTTTTGGGGGAGGGACCTTTCTCACCTGACATTGGCGGTATCttctgtgattggtccattgattccacctgtgtctctgtggcaggatgtgggcggagcctcagccGGGACCTTCCAGGGTCAAGCCCAGCCGACAGGGATACTGTGGATACTGCAGAGTCCTGTACAGCAACCTGGACCAGGTAGGACACAGAACACCAcagccgaccaatcagaggggagcgcctcctgatgacatcacgtgTCGTCTCGCAGCACCTGTCCAGCCTCAGACACCTGGACTGCGTCCAGACTTCCTCCCGGGGCTCCGGCAGCACTTCCTCCGCCGGGAGCAGCCGAacccagcgccccctgctggagcgCTTCCTGCAGGACGTCCTGCGGCACCACCCCCACCGCTACAAGGACCCCAGGTAGCCCCAACAAACAGGCCTCTGTCGCCATGACGACCGTACGCTGATTGGCTGTCACGTCGACGTCGTGGTGAAGCTCGATCTGCTTTTGATTTGCATGGGTGGACCATCAGGCCGTCCCACGCCGACCTCCCATCAGTGACCACACCCCCGTCGCCACGGCAACAGCTGGACGACGCCCACCTCTCCAACGAAGACGcctcctctctgggtacccgtGACCACCTGTCCGGCTCCGACCACGCCCCCTGTCAGCCTGCCAATCGGGAAGACGACGACAAGCACAGCcaggcaggaggcggagccacacGCTCACAAGCTCCGCCCTTGAATGCTgagcccctcccccccatccaCAGGAAGGCCCACAGGAAGACAAATAGGAGGAAAACCaactcctcctcatcctcaccgcCGCCACGTGACGGCACCGCCCCCGGCCCCCGGTCGGGCCCCCGCCTCGGACCGGACCCCGACCCCCAGGTCCCCAGCCCCCGGGCCCCCCCACAGCTGCTTCCCTGGCTGACctgggagaaggagaggagggaggctCACAAAGAGGGGGCGTTCCCTTCAGACCTCCTGAAGGAGACCATCGAGGAGGTGGGTCATGTGACGCCctcatcaaccaatcacagccgcCGATCGTAAGTTTGATCGTCATTGTTTGTGTTGCAGGTGATTCAGatgtgttgccatggcgacacGCCCTCGCCCTGCCAGCAGGAGGGGTCAGAGAGCTCCCACTTCAGCATCCCCGTCTCCATGGAAACCCAGAGCGACGACTGGGACTCGCCGGTGCAGGTGAGAGCGGCGGTCGGACGGCGGGGGCCGTTTTGTGTTCTAACTGGGGGGGTTGTTTCTCCGCAGGGGGTTCTGAGACAGACGGCGGTCCCTGGGGACCGGacggaggaggcggagcttagcCGTCTGATGGACGCccaggtggagctggaggaccAAGTGTACTCGCAGCAGCTCCACGACACCCTCCAAAAGGAGCGCCGCCCTGGGGGCGgggtggccccgcccacccacgCACACGTCCCCGGACCCTTTAACGGGAAGAGCTGGGCCCAGATCCGGCTGGAGGACGAGGAGCGGGTGGAGAGACTGGTTCGCCAATTCAGACAGGAAGCGTTCGTCTGCTACTTCGACAGCGAGTCACTGGCCAGGTACGCCCACCAGAGCGGCGccgctcacttcctgttccttcgTCAGGTGACGCTGTCGTCGTCTCCTTCAGGTACGGGAGGAGGAGCCGGAGCAAGAAGAGGTGTGGTCAGGATGAAGGGGCAGAGCCAGACACCGGCATCCTGCCGTTACTGGACTGTAATGACGAGGATTCCAGGACTTTTAAGAGGAGGAGGCGaaaggggcggggcctcagaGTGGCGTCCAGGTGTCAGGTGAGAACAGTCGTCAGTTTTCCATGATGCATCGCTTCTGGTGCCGACGTTCAAACCCGCTTGTATTCCTTCAGGTGGTCAAAGTGAGTCACAGCACCCAGACGGTCCAGTTGGTCATCCCAGCTGTCCATCAACCAGCTCCGGAAGCCACGCCCCTCGACAttccagcagccaatcaggacgtaGGAGAGAGGACTCCTGACGTCAACACGTGGCGCTTCCTCCCCCCGTCGTACTCCAACATTATCACGCCCGTCCAGCCACGCACCTCTCTGGTCTACTTCCTCTGCTCCCCttcaagccccgcccacacggcCACCCCAGGCTCCGCCTTCAAACGCTGCAGGAAAAAGAGACGCCCCCTGGATCTgcaggggttaaaggtcaaataCAAACAGGTTCCTGTCAGGTTCTATGACCCCAGCAGCCACCGCATCCTGAAGAACCCCCCTAAAGGGTACCTGCTGGGccgaggctccgccccctgcccGCCCCCGCCTTGCGTCCGTCAGCTGTTCCGGAGTCTCAGTCCAGACCTGAACACTGACAGGACGATGGGGGAGGGAGTTTCAGGATCCtctaaggtcaaaggtcagaggtcggtAGACACCGCCTTCAGGTTCCCACTGAGCGCGCTCAGTAGGGACACGCCCACgacagacaaacaggagacAGCCAGGAGGCGGGGCGGGATATCTCAAACCCCGCCCCCTTCAATTCACCGCAGATCGGAACGGGAGAGTCGCCGACGAACGAGCAGGACACCCCCCTCGCCCCCCAAGAGAAGAGTCAAGgctgtggccccgccccttcaGGCCAGAAGGGAGGGGCTGCGGCGCGCAGGAACCGTCAGGAAACGCCCCAGCTCTCCAGACCCCCCCTCGCTCCGACGCGGGAGGGcccggagggggcggggctgtgaGAGGACGCGAAGGTAACAGGGTACCTggtctggtcacatgacacctggtctggtcacatgacacctgGTCTGGTCACAGGAGTGCCTTACTCgctatttattctttcttttttttctctggccgtgttttttaaaagaaattttttaataatcagATCATGTAGAGTTTTTACACAAAGTTGGTTCTGGACTAACCTTTGACCCCTAACCGTCACCCCCGACCCATTAAATCATGAACTCTATGTCgaaacattcattttctgttattGTCCATCAGATGACGTCATTTTCACTGCATGCTGTTTTCCTTGTCTCCTGTAGGGGCCGCTGTTGTATAACTACCATTAAAGCCAATACAGTACAAAGAACtgaatttgtatgtgtgtgtgtctgtgtgtgtgtgtgtgtgtgtgtgtgtgtgtgtgtgtgtcagtttagTTCAGTTTAATCAGTTTAATTTAGTTCAGTTTAATCAGTTTAACGTTCAGGACTAAATTAATAAACcaattgattaattaatcaaGCTCTGCGGGTTTAAGCCTCAATTGCGGATTTTGAAGAAGATCGAGAAGCTCAGAGTCCAGGATGAGAGCACAGAAACGCTGATTCAGGAGTTTGATTCCATAGTGGAGGAGAATGTTCCCAGAAGAGTTCCAGGGGTCACTGGCGGTGGGGTCTCCAGTCCAGTGCCGGCTCCAAACCCTTAAAGCACCTCGTCTCATCTCCCATAGCGTCCACCAGGAGGTGAACCGACTCTCCCACGTGGGCCGCCGCTGtcagaagctccgcccccctccTGTCATCTGGAAACAAGATCGAAGATGATCGGCGTGACGATAAACaaacacgcaaaaaaaaaaaaagaaggaagtgTGGTGACGTTTGATGTGTTCTGTTGGCGTGTTCTTCCGATCGCAGCGGAATTCACCTCCAcagcagcaggtggcgctgtgcCTGGGTGAGCCGGGCTCGTTCTGACAGGATTGActcacctgtctctctctttgtccATGTGTCCACCTCCATCTCCGTCTTCAGCCTCTCCAcagcctcctgcagcagctgatcTGGACTACAGCTCCCACAATCCCATTCTTCTGTCTCTTTAGACAGACAGGTGCCCTGAGGGCCACTCCCCTCCGTGTTATCTTGGCGTCCCACAGGATGGAGAAACCTCTCCCctgcatcttcatcttcacaaTGTGTGTCATGTGATGCTACCTGGTGCATTATGGGAGGAGATGGCTGCTCTTCCTCACTGCAGGTGAgctgctcctcatcatcacctcctCCCGCCTCATGTCCCTCTGagtctgatgatgtcacgttgctctctgtctctgattggacCCTTTCGATTGCGTGGCGTTGAGCTTCCATCTCGTTCAGGGCctgaagaacaacaacaactgctGTTTCaactcccacaatgcatttccctaccaaacagccaatcagtgagCTTCAAAATCCCTCCACAGTTTGTGCGTCAAACATATTGGAATGCATCCCAAACGGCCGACCTTTGTGAGCATCGTCTGTAAGCTGAGGTTGTCTTCTCTCAgcgtctccatggtaacctCCATCTCAGAACACCTGTTCCCCAGGATGccctgctctgattggacagtgACCTTCCAGACTTGCAGCTGCTCCTCCAACAACCTGTCGATCAAcagggatgaagatgatgatggtgatgatgacgaagGTGAAGACTCGCTCCTGACAAtctgtgattggtcggttcTGATCTCACCATTTGTCTCTCTGCAGGTTTCTGACTTCAGTGAGGAGAGACTGGTCTACCTggttaatgacatcatcatcatcatcatcatcatcatcatcatcgcttCCATCGGCTCACCTGCTGGGACTCGCTGTCAACCTGTAGCGAAGGAGTTTGCACTGAGGCATCATGGGACACAATTCTGTTAGAGGACGGattttgattggctgctgaAACAGCTGGTGTTGTCACATCCGTGGGGGGAGGGctaaagaacaacaacaaagaaatgaagTTGACTAAAGGTGTGGTCACACCCAACAGAAGTGTGAAAGGTGGACTGATGTGACTTTACCTGCTCAGATAAGCCCCGCCCTCCTCAGCCCTCATGTCAGCCTCTCTCTGAGTGTGTCGCCGAGGTAACAGGGTACGGCGAGCGCTGCGCGCTAACGAGGACAGAGACTCTCTCCACGTCGGCTGACGACACAAACGGAAAAAAGAATGTCAGTCCAACAGTCATTTAGCCCATCACCGTGGCAACACAGGGTGACAGGATCGCACACCACCCGTCAGTCATTTGTTACCTGTGTGCAGAATGCCATCATTGGATGTCGACTCCGGTGTCTGACCGACTCTCTgcctgacaggaagcagctctGACACACCTGGACattcaaacacttcctgcagcGATACCTAAAAATACAATCTGGTAAACTAGAGTCTGGTAAACTAGAGTCTGGTAAACTAGAGTCTGGTAAACTAGAGTCTAAAAGACTCAAATCTGGTAAACTAGAGTCTAGTAAACTAGGGTCTAATAAACTAGAGTCTGGTAAACTAGAGTCTGGTAAACTAAAGTCTGGTAAACTACAGTCTGGTAAACTAGGGTCTAGTAAAATAGAGTCTGGTAAACTAGAGTCTGGTAAAGTATAGTCTAGTTAGACTAGTCTGGAAAAACTAGAGTCTGGTAAACTAGAATCAGGTAAAGTACAGTCTGGTTACGTAGAGTGAagtttaaccctaaccctaaccctaaccctaaccctaaccctaactagaGTCTAGTAAACTAGGGTCTAATAAACTAGAGTCTGGTAAACTAGAGTCTGGTAAACTAAAGTCTGGTAGACTACAATCTGGTAAACTAGAGTCTGGTAAACTAGAGTCTGGTAAACTAGAGTCTGGTAAACTAGAGTCTAAAAGACTAAAATCTGGTAAACTAGAATCAGGTAAACTAGGGTCTGACAAACTAGAGTCTGGAAAACTAGAGTCCGGTAGACTAGAGTCTGGTAAGCTAGAGTCTGGTAAACTAGAGTCTAGTAAATAAGAGTCTAGTAAACAAGAGTCTGGTAAACTAGAGTCTGGTAAGCTAGAGTCTGGTAAACTAGAGTCTGGTAAACTAGAGTCTGGTAAGCTAGAGTCTGGTAAACTAGAGTCTAGTAAACAAGTGTCTAGTAAACAAGAGTCTGGTAAACTAGAGTCTGGTAAATTAGAGTCTGGTAAACTAGAGTCTTGTAAACAAGAGTCTAGTAAACAAGAGTCTGTAAAACTAGAGTCTGGTAAACTAGAGTCTGGTAAACAAGAGTCTGGTAAACTAGTCTGGTAAGCTACAGTCTGGTAAGCTAGAGTCTAGTAAACTAGTCTGGTAAACTAGAATCCGGTAAACTAGAGTCTGGTAAACTAGGGTCTGGTAAACTACAGTCTGGTaaactagaatctggtaaaGTACAGTCTGGTTAACTAGAGTGAAGTTTAACTATAGCCCGGTAAACTAGAGTCCGGTAAACTAGAGTCTCATaaactagaatctggtaaactaCTGTCTGGTAAACTACAGTCTAGTTAAACTAGAGTATGATAAAACTACGGTCTGGTAAATTAGAGTCTGGTAAACTACAGTCTGGTAAAGTATAGTCTAGTTAGACTAGTCTGAAAAACTAGAGTCTCGTAAACTAGAATCAGGTAAAGTACAGTCTAGTTACGTAGAGTGAAGTTTAACTCTAGTCTGGTAAACTAGACTCCGGTAAACTAGAGTCAGGTAAACTAGGGTCTGACAAACTAGAGTCTGGAAAACTAGAGTCTGGAAAACTAGAGTCCAGTAGACTAGAGTCTGGTAAACTAGAGTCCGGTAAACTAGAGTCCGGTAGACTAGAGTCTGGTAAACTAGAGTCTGGTAAACTAGGGTCTAGTAAACTACAATCTGACAAACTCCAGTCTAGTTAAACTTCAGTTAGAGCCACAGTGCATTGGGTTCCATTCAGAGACGTTCTTTCATTGGATATCGACATGTCACCTGAGTCCGGCAATGGGGGCGGTCTTGCAGGTATGACAGCGTACGTTGTGTGTGACCTTCTGACTGATGGCTAGACGATACAGGGTgggtaaccatagcaacagatGTGGCTCACTCTGCAGccaggacagcacatgttgtCTGCCCAACATTGGGGTCGACACCTGAAACAGTTGGTTGGTTCGTCAACATGACAACCAACAAAGACATGctgattggtttgttttctcaccccagtgaaacaggaagtgacggcGGCCTCCACGCCACCAAACAGCGCCTCCTCCTTGACTGCTGACGGGATCTGAACACATGATGAAGGAAGAGAGGAGCTACTTTCTAATGTTTAGTGTCTCACTGCTAAACTACTAGCAAAATGTGTTATTTAGGTCATCAGGAGTCAAAGAGTTAATGACCTGGCTGAGGTCGTCCAACAAACACCTGAGTCCAGACCTGCTAACCAACCCAGAACCGTTCTCTGCTAGACCAAGAAGAGCTGCAAGAACAGGAGCAGGGTTTAATCtaacagacagtcagacagacaggcaggcagacagacagacagacagacagacagtcaccTCTGTATTTGACCAGCAGACTCTCTGctgacagaccaatcagagcagttTGAAAAGAATCAGCTGACAAGCGACCAGACTGAGTCCTGAAAGTAAACACAGACATGGATCCTACATGTACAGCGTGACATTTCTctgcacaaacatacacacacacacacatgtgtgtcatGCATGTAAATCACATGTAACATGTTCCCACCGGTCATACAGTCCAAACATCAGACTGCAAGTCTCCTCGACGGCGCCGTTCTCTCGTGGAACCTCTTGTGAAGCAGCGTGGAACATCCTGTCCAGAGCgtgagtcacttcctgtctggtcagctccacttcctgtcgtcCCAGGGAACGTAGGGCCACTTTGATGTGTTGCAGGGACACCGTGTCCACTgagaacacacaaccacaccGCGTCAGCGTTAGCATGGATGTGTGACCCTTGAAGAAACAAAGGGACGCAATCACATGACTCACTGCGGCAGCGCCTCTGGAGGGTCACCAGCTTCAAGGTCGCCCtgcagatggagg from Antennarius striatus isolate MH-2024 chromosome 24, ASM4005453v1, whole genome shotgun sequence includes these protein-coding regions:
- the dytn gene encoding dystrotelin, with the translated sequence MSCSCCFVADGAEAGAEVHPSICRATLKLVTLQRRCRMDTVSLQHIKVALRSLGRQEVELTRQEVTHALDRMFHAASQEVPRENGAVEETCSLMFGLYDRTQSGRLSADSFQTALIGLSAESLLVKYRALLGLAENGSGLVSRSGLRCLLDDLSQIPSAVKEEALFGGVEAAVTSCFTGVSTPMLGRQHVLSWLQSEPHLLLWLPTLYRLAISQKVTHNVRCHTCKTAPIAGLRYRCRKCLNVQVCQSCFLSGRESVRHRSRHPMMAFCTQPTWRESLSSLARSARRTLLPRRHTQREADMRAEEGGAYLSSPPPTDVTTPAVSAANQNPSSNRIVSHDASVQTPSLQVDSESQQVDQSLLTEVRNLQRDKWLLEEQLQVWKVTVQSEQGILGNRCSEMEVTMETLREDNLSLQTMLTKALNEMEAQRHAIERVQSETESNVTSSDSEGHEAGGGDDEEQLTCSEEEQPSPPIMHQVASHDTHCEDEDAGERFLHPVGRQDNTEGSGPQGTCLSKETEEWDCGSCSPDQLLQEAVERLKTEMEVDTWTKRETDDRRGAELLTAAAHVGESVHLLVDAMGDETRCFKGLEPALDWRPHRQ
- the zdbf2 gene encoding DBF4-type zinc finger-containing protein 2 isoform X2, translated to MSDSSDEDDQKKADSTNRMWAEPQPGPSRVKPSRQGYCGYCRVLYSNLDQHLSSLRHLDCVQTSSRGSGSTSSAGSSRTQRPLLERFLQDVLRHHPHRYKDPRPSHADLPSVTTPPSPRQQLDDAHLSNEDASSLGTRDHLSGSDHAPCQPANREDDDKHSQAGGGATRSQAPPLNAEPLPPIHRKAHRKTNRRKTNSSSSSPPPRDGTAPGPRSGPRLGPDPDPQVPSPRAPPQLLPWLTWEKERREAHKEGAFPSDLLKETIEEVIQMCCHGDTPSPCQQEGSESSHFSIPVSMETQSDDWDSPVQGVLRQTAVPGDRTEEAELSRLMDAQVELEDQVYSQQLHDTLQKERRPGGGVAPPTHAHVPGPFNGKSWAQIRLEDEERVERLVRQFRQEAFVCYFDSESLARYGRRSRSKKRCGQDEGAEPDTGILPLLDCNDEDSRTFKRRRRKGRGLRVASRCQVVKVSHSTQTVQLVIPAVHQPAPEATPLDIPAANQDVGERTPDVNTWRFLPPSYSNIITPVQPRTSLVYFLCSPSSPAHTATPGSAFKRCRKKRRPLDLQGLKVKYKQVPVRFYDPSSHRILKNPPKGYLLGRGSAPCPPPPCVRQLFRSLSPDLNTDRTMGEGVSGSSKVKGQRSVDTAFRFPLSALSRDTPTTDKQETARRRGGISQTPPPSIHRRSERESRRRTSRTPPSPPKRRVKAVAPPLQARREGLRRAGTVRKRPSSPDPPSLRRGRARRGRGCERTRR
- the zdbf2 gene encoding DBF4-type zinc finger-containing protein 2 isoform X1 gives rise to the protein MSDSSDEDDQKKADSTNRMWAEPQPGPSRVKPSRQGYCGYCRVLYSNLDQHLSSLRHLDCVQTSSRGSGSTSSAGSSRTQRPLLERFLQDVLRHHPHRYKDPRPSHADLPSVTTPPSPRQQLDDAHLSNEDASSLGTRDHLSGSDHAPCQPANREDDDKHSQAGGGATRSQAPPLNAEPLPPIHRKAHRKTNRRKTNSSSSSPPPRDGTAPGPRSGPRLGPDPDPQVPSPRAPPQLLPWLTWEKERREAHKEGAFPSDLLKETIEEVIQMCCHGDTPSPCQQEGSESSHFSIPVSMETQSDDWDSPVQVRAAVGRRGPFCVLTGGVVSPQGVLRQTAVPGDRTEEAELSRLMDAQVELEDQVYSQQLHDTLQKERRPGGGVAPPTHAHVPGPFNGKSWAQIRLEDEERVERLVRQFRQEAFVCYFDSESLARYGRRSRSKKRCGQDEGAEPDTGILPLLDCNDEDSRTFKRRRRKGRGLRVASRCQVVKVSHSTQTVQLVIPAVHQPAPEATPLDIPAANQDVGERTPDVNTWRFLPPSYSNIITPVQPRTSLVYFLCSPSSPAHTATPGSAFKRCRKKRRPLDLQGLKVKYKQVPVRFYDPSSHRILKNPPKGYLLGRGSAPCPPPPCVRQLFRSLSPDLNTDRTMGEGVSGSSKVKGQRSVDTAFRFPLSALSRDTPTTDKQETARRRGGISQTPPPSIHRRSERESRRRTSRTPPSPPKRRVKAVAPPLQARREGLRRAGTVRKRPSSPDPPSLRRGRARRGRGCERTRR